One Mycolicibacterium sarraceniae genomic window carries:
- the pheS gene encoding phenylalanine--tRNA ligase subunit alpha encodes MGDQPVDLSQESLTNAVSAARHAFALAADLDALARARTEHLGDRAPLALARQALASLPKEDRSAAGKLVNVARGDAQRGYDERLAALRAERDAAVLVAEAIDVTLPSTREPIGARHPITILAEHIADTFVAMGWELAEGPEVETEQFNFDALNFPPDHPARSESDTFHIAPEGSRQLLRTHTSPVQVRTLLDRELPVYIVSIGRTFRTDELDSTHTPVFHQVEGLAVDRGLTMAHLRGTLDAFARSEFGPTARTRMRPHFFPFTEPSAEVDIWFPNKKGGAGWVEWGGCGMVNPNVLRAAGIDPEIYSGFAFGMGLERTLQFRNGIPDMRDMVEGDVRFSLPFGVGV; translated from the coding sequence GTGGGTGACCAACCCGTCGACTTGTCGCAGGAATCGTTGACCAACGCCGTCAGCGCGGCCCGGCATGCCTTCGCGCTGGCCGCCGACCTGGACGCGCTGGCTCGCGCGAGGACCGAGCACCTAGGTGACCGCGCGCCGCTAGCTCTGGCCCGCCAGGCTCTCGCGAGCCTGCCCAAGGAGGACCGCTCCGCGGCCGGCAAACTGGTCAACGTCGCTCGCGGGGACGCCCAGCGGGGCTATGACGAGCGGCTGGCGGCATTGCGCGCAGAACGTGACGCGGCGGTTCTGGTGGCCGAGGCTATCGACGTCACATTGCCTTCGACCCGCGAGCCCATCGGGGCCCGGCACCCGATCACGATCCTGGCTGAGCACATCGCCGACACCTTCGTCGCGATGGGCTGGGAGCTGGCCGAAGGCCCCGAGGTCGAGACCGAGCAGTTCAACTTCGACGCGCTGAATTTCCCGCCGGACCATCCGGCGCGCAGCGAATCCGACACCTTCCACATCGCCCCGGAGGGGTCGCGGCAGCTGCTGCGCACCCACACCTCGCCGGTGCAGGTGCGGACCCTGCTCGACCGGGAGTTGCCGGTCTACATCGTCTCGATCGGCCGCACCTTCCGCACCGATGAGCTCGACTCCACCCACACTCCGGTCTTCCACCAGGTGGAGGGCCTCGCGGTGGACCGTGGCCTGACGATGGCGCACCTGCGCGGCACCCTGGACGCGTTCGCCCGCTCGGAATTCGGGCCGACCGCGCGAACCCGGATGCGGCCGCACTTCTTTCCGTTCACTGAACCGTCGGCCGAGGTGGACATCTGGTTCCCAAACAAAAAGGGCGGTGCCGGCTGGGTCGAGTGGGGAGGCTGCGGCATGGTCAATCCGAATGTGTTGCGCGCCGCGGGTATTGACCCGGAGATCTACTCAGGCTTTGCCTTTGGGATGGGCCTGGAGCGCACCCTGCAGTTCCGCAACGGCATTCCCGATATGCGCGACATGGTCGAGGGTGATGTGCGGTTCTCGCTGCCGTTCGGGGTTGGAGTCTGA
- the pheT gene encoding phenylalanine--tRNA ligase subunit beta: protein MRLPYSWLREVVQRGAPGWDVEPPDLEQALIRVGHEVEDIITLGPVSGPLTVGRVTAIEELTEFKKPIRACKVDVGEGSDRDIVCGATNFTVSDLVVVALPGVTLPGDFHIATRKTYGRLSDGMICSVAELGLGADHSGIMVLPPGTAEPGASGIDVLGLDDVIFDLAVTPDRGYCMSVRGIAREIACAYNLNFVDPADVPALPIEGPALPVTVESGTGVSRFAVRPVTGIDPKAQSPWWLRRRLMLSGIRPISPAVDVTNYVMLEIGHPMHAHDRSRINGEFIVRFAKPGETVVTLDDITRTLDPADVLIVDDVATAAIGGVMGAGTTEIDNDSTDILLEAAVWDPAAVSRTIRRLRLVSEAGRRYERSVDPAISVAAVDRCAALLAEIAGGTAEPTLTDWRGDPPRDDWSPAPVRMRFDLPDRIAGVEYEGGAAVKRLTQIGAAVAEDDADHAVLVVTPPSWRPDLVQAADLVEEVLRLEGLDKIPSVLPPAPAGRGLTAGQKRRRAVGKSLGLSGYVEVLPTPFLPAGIFDQWGLANDDSRRATTAVLNPLEADRPHLATTLLPALLEALSRNVSRGFVDVSLFSIAQVVHPTEQTKGVELIPTHRRPSDEEIAALDASLPSQPVHVGAVLTGLREPRGPWGPGRPVEAADAFEAVRIIARACGVDVTLRAAQFLPWHPGRCAEVLVDGRVVGHAGQLHPAVIERSGLPKGTCAVELDLDAVPIPEALPAPRVSPFPAVFQDVSLVVAGDVAAQAVVDAVRDGAGELLEDVALFDVYTGPQIGEDRKSLTLALRFRAANRTLTEDEASAARDAAVAAAAAAVGAVQRA, encoded by the coding sequence ATGCGTCTTCCGTACAGCTGGCTACGTGAGGTCGTCCAGCGCGGTGCACCGGGTTGGGACGTGGAGCCACCCGATCTGGAGCAGGCGCTGATCCGCGTCGGCCACGAGGTCGAAGACATCATCACCCTCGGACCGGTCAGCGGGCCGCTGACCGTCGGGCGAGTCACCGCCATAGAGGAACTCACCGAGTTCAAGAAGCCGATCCGCGCGTGCAAGGTGGATGTAGGCGAAGGGAGTGACCGCGATATCGTCTGCGGGGCAACGAACTTCACAGTCAGCGACCTCGTGGTTGTGGCACTGCCCGGTGTCACACTGCCTGGCGACTTTCACATCGCCACCCGCAAGACCTATGGCCGGCTCTCCGACGGAATGATCTGCTCGGTCGCCGAATTGGGCTTGGGCGCCGACCATTCCGGGATCATGGTGCTGCCGCCGGGAACCGCGGAGCCGGGTGCCTCCGGTATCGACGTACTCGGTCTCGACGATGTGATCTTCGATCTCGCGGTCACCCCGGATCGGGGTTATTGCATGTCGGTGCGGGGTATCGCCCGTGAGATCGCCTGCGCATACAACCTGAATTTCGTTGACCCCGCCGACGTGCCCGCGCTGCCCATCGAGGGCCCAGCGCTGCCGGTCACCGTCGAATCCGGCACCGGCGTCAGCCGTTTCGCAGTGCGCCCGGTCACCGGCATCGACCCGAAGGCGCAGTCGCCGTGGTGGCTACGCCGCCGGCTGATGCTTTCCGGCATTCGCCCGATTTCACCGGCCGTCGACGTCACCAACTACGTGATGCTCGAAATCGGCCACCCGATGCACGCCCACGATCGCAGCCGGATCAACGGCGAGTTCATCGTTCGGTTCGCCAAGCCGGGGGAGACCGTCGTCACCCTCGACGACATCACACGCACCCTCGATCCGGCCGACGTTCTGATCGTCGACGACGTCGCGACCGCTGCCATCGGTGGCGTTATGGGCGCAGGCACCACCGAGATCGACAATGACTCAACCGACATCCTGCTGGAGGCCGCGGTCTGGGACCCCGCCGCGGTGTCCCGCACGATCCGCCGCCTGCGCCTCGTCAGCGAGGCGGGCCGGCGCTACGAACGTTCGGTGGACCCGGCTATATCGGTGGCCGCCGTGGACCGATGCGCGGCGCTGCTCGCCGAAATCGCCGGTGGCACAGCCGAACCTACGCTGACCGACTGGCGCGGCGACCCGCCGCGTGACGACTGGTCGCCGGCGCCGGTGCGGATGCGTTTCGATCTGCCCGACCGGATTGCCGGCGTCGAGTATGAGGGCGGCGCCGCCGTGAAGCGGCTGACGCAGATCGGTGCCGCTGTCGCCGAGGACGACGCCGATCACGCCGTTCTCGTGGTCACCCCACCGAGCTGGCGACCCGATCTGGTGCAGGCCGCCGACTTGGTGGAAGAGGTGCTGCGCCTGGAGGGGCTCGACAAGATCCCGTCGGTGCTGCCCCCCGCCCCCGCCGGGCGCGGGTTGACGGCCGGCCAGAAGCGGCGCCGCGCGGTCGGTAAATCGCTGGGCCTGTCGGGGTACGTCGAGGTGTTGCCCACGCCGTTCCTTCCGGCCGGGATCTTCGATCAGTGGGGTCTGGCCAACGATGATTCGCGGCGTGCGACCACCGCGGTGCTCAACCCGCTGGAGGCCGACCGGCCGCACCTGGCCACCACACTGCTGCCGGCACTGCTGGAAGCGTTGTCCCGCAACGTTTCCCGTGGTTTCGTCGACGTGTCCCTGTTCTCTATCGCGCAGGTCGTGCACCCCACCGAACAGACCAAGGGCGTCGAGCTGATCCCGACCCATCGCCGGCCGAGCGATGAGGAGATCGCGGCGCTGGATGCCTCGCTGCCGAGCCAGCCCGTCCATGTCGGCGCCGTGCTGACCGGACTGCGGGAGCCACGCGGACCGTGGGGCCCGGGGCGCCCGGTCGAGGCGGCCGACGCCTTCGAGGCGGTGCGGATCATCGCCCGCGCCTGCGGGGTGGACGTGACGTTGCGTGCCGCGCAGTTCCTGCCGTGGCATCCGGGGCGCTGCGCGGAGGTCCTGGTCGACGGACGGGTGGTCGGCCACGCCGGGCAGCTCCATCCCGCGGTGATCGAACGCTCAGGCTTGCCGAAGGGCACCTGCGCCGTCGAGTTGGATCTCGATGCGGTGCCGATCCCCGAGGCGCTGCCTGCCCCGCGGGTCTCGCCGTTCCCGGCGGTGTTCCAGGACGTCAGCCTGGTGGTGGCCGGTGACGTCGCCGCCCAGGCCGTCGTGGACGCGGTGCGTGACGGCGCTGGGGAGCTGCTGGAGGATGTGGCGCTGTTCGACGTCTACACCGGGCCGCAGATCGGCGAGGATCGCAAATCGCTGACACTGGCGTTGCGCTTCCGGGCCGCTAACCGGACCCTGACCGAGGACGAAGCCAGTGCCGCCCGCGACGCCGCGGTGGCCGCGGCTGCTGCCGCGGTCGGGGCTGTGCAGCGCGCCTGA
- the argC gene encoding N-acetyl-gamma-glutamyl-phosphate reductase: MTSVAIAGASGYAGGEILRLLLGHPAYAEGRLTIGALTAAASAGTHLSRHHPHLLPLANRVLGPTELDVLAGHDVVFLALPHGHSAALAEQLGDDTVIIDCGADFRLTDSVAWERFYGTPYAGNWPYGLPELPGGRDRLRGATRVAVPGCYPTAALLALLPAVAADLVEPAVTVVAVSGTSGAGRAAKVDLLGSEVIGAARAYNIAGAHRHTPEIAQGLRAVTDRAVTVSFTPVLIPMSRGILATCTARTQASVSEIRAAYEKAYDAEHFIHLLPEGQLPRTSAVIGSNAAQLAVAVDADAGVLVAVCAIDNLVKGTAGAAVQSMNLALGWAETEGLSIVGVAP, encoded by the coding sequence ATGACATCGGTGGCGATTGCCGGCGCCAGCGGCTATGCCGGCGGTGAGATTCTGCGCTTGTTGCTCGGGCATCCGGCCTATGCAGAGGGCCGCCTGACCATCGGTGCGCTCACCGCCGCCGCCAGTGCGGGCACCCACCTGTCCAGGCATCATCCGCATCTGTTGCCGCTGGCCAACCGGGTGCTCGGGCCCACCGAGCTCGATGTCCTGGCCGGCCATGACGTGGTATTCCTGGCCCTGCCGCACGGTCATTCCGCGGCGCTGGCCGAACAGCTCGGCGATGACACCGTGATCATCGACTGCGGCGCCGATTTCCGGCTGACCGATTCCGTGGCGTGGGAGCGGTTCTACGGAACTCCCTATGCCGGCAACTGGCCCTACGGACTGCCCGAACTACCCGGTGGCCGGGACCGGCTACGCGGTGCCACCCGGGTTGCCGTGCCGGGCTGCTATCCGACGGCCGCCCTGCTGGCCCTGCTGCCCGCGGTCGCCGCGGACCTCGTCGAGCCGGCTGTCACCGTCGTCGCGGTCAGCGGTACATCGGGTGCAGGGCGCGCGGCCAAGGTCGACCTGCTGGGCTCGGAAGTGATCGGTGCAGCGCGGGCCTACAACATCGCCGGGGCCCATCGGCACACGCCGGAAATCGCGCAGGGTCTGCGTGCGGTGACCGATCGTGCGGTCACCGTGTCGTTCACCCCGGTGCTGATCCCGATGTCGCGCGGCATCCTCGCGACCTGCACCGCCCGCACCCAGGCGTCGGTGTCCGAGATTCGCGCGGCCTACGAAAAAGCTTATGACGCGGAGCACTTCATTCATCTGCTGCCTGAGGGCCAGCTGCCCCGTACCAGCGCGGTCATCGGCAGCAACGCCGCGCAACTGGCCGTGGCTGTTGACGCCGATGCCGGCGTTCTGGTTGCGGTGTGCGCTATCGACAATCTGGTGAAGGGCACCGCCGGAGCGGCGGTGCAGTCGATGAATCTGGCGCTGGGCTGGGCCGAGACCGAAGGACTGTCGATCGTGGGGGTGGCACCGTGA
- the argJ gene encoding bifunctional glutamate N-acetyltransferase/amino-acid acetyltransferase ArgJ, translating to MTSVDQARLVRTQGVTAPAGFRATGIAAGIKASGALDLALVLNEGPDCAAAGVFTRNQVKAAPVLWSRQVLSTGRLRAVLLNSGGANACTGAGGFQDTHATAEAVATALSEWGTETGPVEVAICSTGLIGDRLPLAKVLAGVTEIVHELGGGLTGGEEAARAIMTTDTVPKQVALHHSIESGQNWTVGGMAKGAGMLAPSLATMLVVLTTDAVAGSAALDTALRRATAKTFDRLDVDGSCSTNDTVLLLASGASEIAPSQEDLDAAVLRVCDDLCAQLQADAEGVTKRIAITVTGAPSDDDAVIAARIVARDSLVKTALFGSDPNWGRVLAAVGMVPFEIDAQRITVSFNGFPVCVDGVGTSGARDVDLSGVDIDVTVDLKLGDGQATIRTTDLSHAYVEENSAYSS from the coding sequence GTGACAAGTGTTGATCAGGCCAGACTGGTTCGGACCCAGGGGGTTACCGCCCCCGCCGGTTTCCGTGCGACGGGCATTGCCGCGGGCATCAAGGCTTCTGGTGCGCTGGATCTGGCGCTGGTGCTCAACGAAGGCCCCGACTGTGCGGCGGCCGGGGTGTTCACCCGCAACCAGGTGAAGGCGGCCCCGGTGCTGTGGAGCCGGCAGGTTCTGTCCACCGGCCGGCTGCGTGCGGTGCTGCTGAACTCCGGTGGGGCCAATGCCTGCACCGGCGCGGGTGGGTTCCAGGACACCCACGCCACCGCTGAAGCGGTCGCCACCGCACTGTCTGAATGGGGCACCGAGACCGGTCCGGTCGAGGTTGCGATCTGCTCAACGGGTCTGATCGGTGACCGGCTGCCTCTTGCCAAGGTGCTGGCAGGGGTCACCGAGATCGTCCACGAACTCGGCGGCGGACTCACCGGCGGCGAGGAAGCCGCCCGCGCAATCATGACCACCGACACCGTGCCGAAACAGGTTGCGCTGCATCACTCGATCGAGTCGGGGCAGAACTGGACCGTCGGCGGCATGGCCAAGGGTGCCGGAATGCTGGCGCCATCGCTGGCCACCATGCTGGTCGTGTTGACCACCGATGCGGTCGCTGGCTCCGCCGCTCTGGACACCGCCTTGCGACGGGCCACCGCCAAGACCTTCGACCGCCTCGACGTCGACGGCAGCTGCTCGACCAATGACACCGTACTGCTACTCGCGTCCGGGGCCAGCGAAATTGCGCCCAGCCAAGAAGATCTGGACGCCGCGGTGCTGCGGGTGTGCGACGACCTGTGCGCGCAGCTGCAGGCCGACGCCGAAGGTGTCACCAAGCGGATCGCGATCACCGTCACCGGCGCGCCCAGTGATGACGACGCCGTGATCGCGGCCCGGATCGTCGCACGCGACAGCCTGGTGAAGACCGCGCTGTTCGGGTCCGACCCCAACTGGGGCCGGGTGCTGGCGGCGGTCGGAATGGTGCCGTTCGAGATCGATGCACAACGGATCACAGTGTCGTTCAACGGCTTCCCGGTGTGTGTCGATGGTGTCGGCACCTCTGGCGCTCGTGACGTGGACCTGTCCGGTGTCGATATCGACGTCACCGTCGACTTGAAGCTCGGCGATGGGCAGGCGACGATCCGCACCACGGATCTGTCACACGCCTACGTCGAAGAGAATTCGGCCTACAGCTCATGA
- the argB gene encoding acetylglutamate kinase translates to MTATVNAKAAILAEALPWLKQLHDKIVVVKYGGNAMTDDRLKAAFADDMVFLRNAGVHPVVVHGGGPQISAMLKRLGIAGEFKGGFRVTTPEVLDIARMVLFGQVGRELVNLINAHGPYAVGITGEDAQLLTAVRRGVTVDGVLTDIGLVGDVEHVNTAAVLDLIAAGRIPVISTIAPDVDGVVHNINADTAAAAVAKALGAEKLLMLTDVEGLYTSWPDRNSLVSQIDTDTLTELLPNLETGMIPKIEACLRAVEGGVPSAHVIDGRVEHGVLVELFTDEGTGTKVVPS, encoded by the coding sequence ATGACCGCCACCGTGAACGCCAAGGCCGCGATCCTCGCCGAGGCCCTGCCCTGGCTCAAGCAGCTGCACGACAAGATCGTCGTCGTCAAGTACGGCGGTAACGCGATGACCGACGATCGGCTCAAGGCTGCGTTCGCCGATGACATGGTGTTTCTGCGTAACGCCGGTGTCCACCCCGTCGTCGTCCACGGCGGCGGACCGCAGATCAGCGCGATGCTCAAACGCCTCGGTATCGCAGGGGAATTCAAGGGCGGCTTCCGGGTCACCACCCCCGAGGTGCTCGACATCGCCCGGATGGTGCTGTTCGGCCAGGTCGGCCGCGAACTGGTGAACCTCATCAACGCCCACGGGCCCTACGCCGTTGGGATTACCGGTGAGGACGCGCAGCTGCTCACCGCGGTGCGTCGTGGGGTCACCGTCGACGGGGTGCTCACCGATATCGGCCTGGTCGGCGACGTCGAACACGTCAACACCGCGGCCGTACTGGATCTCATTGCCGCCGGCCGTATTCCGGTGATTTCCACCATCGCCCCCGATGTCGACGGCGTGGTGCACAATATCAACGCCGACACCGCCGCCGCTGCGGTCGCCAAGGCGCTGGGCGCCGAGAAGCTACTGATGCTCACCGACGTCGAAGGCCTCTATACCAGTTGGCCCGACCGGAATTCACTGGTCAGCCAGATCGACACGGATACGCTCACCGAGCTGCTGCCCAACCTGGAAACCGGCATGATCCCCAAGATCGAGGCCTGCCTGCGGGCAGTCGAGGGCGGGGTGCCCAGCGCGCATGTGATCGACGGTCGTGTCGAACACGGTGTGCTGGTCGAATTGTTCACCGACGAAGGCACCGGCACGAAGGTGGTTCCCTCATGA
- a CDS encoding acetylornithine transaminase: MTLTERWSDVMMDNYGTPPLALVSGDGAVLTDEDGKTYLDLLGGIAVNILGHRHPAIVEAVTAQLNTLGHTSNLYATEPGIALAEALVDQLDAPARVFFCNSGTEANEVAFKITRLTGRTKLVAAQGAFHGRTMGSLALTGQPTKQAPFEPLPGDVTHVVYGDIEELARTVDNETAAVFLEPIMGEGGVVVPPEGYLVAAREITSRHGALLVLDEVQTGVGRTGAFFAHQHDGITPDIVTLAKGLGGGLPIGACLAVGDTADLLTPGLHGSTFGGNPVCTAAALAVLKVLAAQDLVNRADLLGKTISHGIESLAHPLVDHVRGRGLLRGVVLTAPQGKAVETAARAAGFLVNAAAPDVVRLAPPLIISEVQIDDFLTALPAILDEAAQ, translated from the coding sequence ATGACGCTCACTGAGAGATGGTCCGACGTCATGATGGACAACTACGGCACTCCGCCGCTGGCGCTGGTCAGCGGTGACGGTGCCGTGTTGACCGATGAGGACGGCAAAACCTACCTCGATCTGCTCGGCGGTATCGCCGTCAATATCCTCGGCCATCGCCACCCGGCGATCGTCGAGGCCGTCACCGCCCAGCTCAACACCCTGGGCCACACCTCGAATCTGTATGCCACCGAGCCCGGTATTGCGCTGGCCGAAGCACTCGTCGACCAGCTCGACGCCCCGGCGCGGGTGTTCTTCTGCAACTCCGGAACCGAGGCCAACGAGGTCGCCTTCAAAATCACGAGGCTGACCGGGCGCACCAAACTCGTTGCCGCCCAAGGCGCTTTCCATGGCCGCACGATGGGGTCCCTGGCTCTGACCGGACAGCCCACCAAGCAGGCGCCGTTCGAGCCGCTGCCCGGTGATGTCACCCATGTGGTGTACGGGGACATTGAAGAACTTGCGCGCACTGTCGATAATGAAACGGCCGCGGTGTTCCTCGAACCGATCATGGGCGAGGGCGGCGTCGTCGTGCCGCCGGAGGGCTATCTAGTCGCGGCGCGCGAGATCACCAGTCGGCACGGCGCGCTGCTGGTTCTCGACGAGGTCCAGACCGGCGTCGGGCGCACCGGCGCCTTCTTCGCCCACCAACACGACGGCATCACCCCTGACATCGTGACGCTGGCAAAGGGTCTCGGTGGGGGACTACCGATCGGAGCCTGCTTGGCCGTCGGTGACACCGCGGACCTACTCACCCCCGGGCTGCACGGCAGTACCTTTGGCGGCAACCCGGTGTGCACCGCGGCCGCACTGGCAGTACTCAAGGTGCTCGCCGCCCAAGACCTGGTCAACCGCGCAGACTTGCTGGGCAAGACAATCAGCCACGGCATCGAGTCGCTGGCGCATCCGCTGGTCGATCATGTCCGTGGCCGGGGTCTGCTGCGCGGCGTCGTGCTGACCGCACCACAGGGCAAGGCAGTCGAAACCGCGGCTCGCGCAGCTGGATTCCTGGTGAACGCGGCCGCGCCGGATGTGGTCCGGCTCGCCCCACCGCTGATCATCTCCGAAGTTCAGATCGATGATTTCCTGACGGCATTACCGGCGATTCTGGATGAGGCGGCGCAATGA
- the argF gene encoding ornithine carbamoyltransferase has product MLRHFLRDDDLAPEEQAEILALAAELKKDPMSRRPLEGPRGVAVIFDKNSTRTRFSFEVGVAQLGGHAVVVDGRATQLGREETLEDTGRVVSRYVDAIVWRTFAQQRLNAMASGATVPVVNALSDEFHPCQVLADLQTLAERKGALAGLRMTYFGDGANNMAHSLMLGGVTAGIHVTIAAPTGFEPHPLFVAAAEYRGQQTGATVTLTSDAVAGAKGADVLVTDTWTSMGQENDGLDRVGPFRPFQLNAGLLGHADSEAIVLHCLPAHRGHEITDEVIDGPHSAVWDEAENRLHAQKALLVWLLEQAR; this is encoded by the coding sequence ATCCTGAGGCACTTCTTGCGTGACGACGACCTGGCCCCTGAGGAGCAGGCCGAAATCCTGGCGCTGGCCGCCGAACTCAAGAAGGACCCGATGAGCCGGCGCCCACTCGAGGGCCCGCGCGGTGTGGCGGTCATCTTCGACAAGAACTCCACTCGCACCCGGTTCTCCTTCGAGGTCGGCGTGGCCCAACTCGGTGGACACGCCGTCGTGGTCGACGGCCGCGCCACCCAGTTGGGCCGGGAAGAGACGCTTGAGGACACCGGGCGGGTGGTGTCGCGCTACGTCGACGCCATCGTCTGGCGCACCTTCGCTCAGCAGCGGCTCAACGCGATGGCCTCGGGGGCAACGGTTCCCGTCGTCAACGCACTGTCCGATGAATTCCATCCCTGCCAAGTCTTGGCCGACCTGCAGACCCTGGCTGAACGCAAGGGAGCACTGGCCGGGCTGCGGATGACCTACTTCGGCGACGGTGCCAACAATATGGCGCACTCGCTGATGCTCGGCGGCGTGACCGCAGGCATTCACGTCACGATCGCCGCTCCGACCGGTTTCGAGCCGCATCCGCTGTTCGTCGCCGCCGCTGAGTATCGCGGCCAACAGACCGGTGCCACCGTCACGCTGACATCGGATGCGGTGGCCGGTGCCAAGGGTGCCGATGTGCTGGTCACCGACACCTGGACCTCGATGGGGCAGGAGAACGACGGACTGGATCGAGTGGGTCCGTTCCGGCCGTTCCAGCTCAACGCCGGTCTGCTCGGTCATGCCGATTCCGAAGCCATTGTGCTGCATTGCCTTCCGGCGCATCGGGGACATGAGATCACCGATGAGGTGATCGACGGCCCGCACAGTGCGGTGTGGGATGAGGCCGAGAATCGGCTGCATGCGCAGAAGGCACTGCTGGTGTGGCTGCTGGAGCAGGCGCGATGA
- a CDS encoding arginine repressor, translating into MTSEVSTTRAGRQARIVALLSSQSVHSQSELAALLADEGIDVTQATLSRDLEELGAVKLRGADGGVGVYVVPEDGSPVRGVSGGTERVSRLLGDLLVATDSSGNLAVLRTPPGAAHYLASAIDRAALPDVVGTIAGDDTILVVAREPMTGAQLATMFETIH; encoded by the coding sequence ATGACCAGTGAGGTCAGCACCACCCGAGCCGGTCGCCAGGCCCGGATCGTGGCGCTGCTGTCCTCGCAGTCGGTACACAGCCAGAGCGAACTGGCGGCACTGCTGGCCGACGAGGGTATCGATGTCACGCAGGCGACGCTATCGCGCGATCTTGAGGAGCTCGGCGCGGTCAAGCTGCGCGGGGCCGACGGCGGCGTCGGCGTCTACGTGGTGCCCGAGGACGGCAGCCCGGTGCGCGGGGTATCCGGCGGCACCGAGCGCGTCTCGCGGCTGCTCGGGGACCTGCTGGTGGCCACCGACTCCAGCGGTAACCTAGCCGTGCTGCGTACCCCGCCGGGCGCGGCGCACTACCTCGCCAGCGCGATCGATCGGGCAGCGCTGCCCGATGTCGTCGGCACGATAGCCGGCGACGACACCATCCTGGTGGTGGCCCGCGAGCCGATGACCGGCGCCCAACTGGCCACCATGTTCGAGACCATCCACTAA
- a CDS encoding argininosuccinate synthase yields MSERVILAYSGGLDTSVAISWIGKETGKEVVAVAIDLGQGGEDMDVVRQRALDCGAVEAVVVDARDEFAEQYCLPAIQSNALYMDRYPLVSALSRPLIVKHLVAAAREHRGGIVAHGCTGKGNDQVRFEVGFASLAPDLEVLAPVRDYAWTREKAIAFAEENAIPINVTKRSPFSIDQNVWGRAVETGFLEHLWNAPTKDVYDYTEDPTLNWNTPDEVIVGFEKGVPVSLDGRDVSVLEAIVELNRRAGAQGVGRLDVVEDRLVGIKSREIYEAPGAMVLITAHTELEHVTLERELGRFKRGTDRKWGELVYDGLWFSPLKRSLEAFVANTQEHVTGEIRMVLHGGHIAVNGRRSPTSLYDFNLATYDEGDTFDQSSAKGFVHVHGLSSKIAARRDLAGNQT; encoded by the coding sequence ATGTCCGAACGCGTCATCTTGGCGTATTCCGGCGGCCTGGACACCTCGGTGGCCATCAGCTGGATCGGCAAGGAGACCGGCAAAGAGGTGGTGGCCGTGGCCATCGACCTCGGCCAGGGTGGCGAGGATATGGACGTCGTTCGCCAGCGCGCCCTGGACTGCGGCGCGGTCGAAGCGGTGGTGGTCGATGCCCGCGACGAGTTCGCCGAGCAGTACTGCCTGCCCGCTATCCAGTCCAACGCCCTCTACATGGACCGCTACCCGCTGGTCTCGGCGCTGAGCCGGCCGTTGATCGTCAAGCATCTGGTAGCCGCGGCCCGCGAACACCGCGGTGGCATCGTGGCGCACGGTTGCACCGGCAAGGGTAACGATCAGGTCCGCTTCGAGGTCGGATTCGCCTCGCTGGCACCTGATCTCGAGGTGCTCGCCCCGGTACGGGACTACGCCTGGACCCGGGAGAAGGCGATCGCGTTCGCCGAGGAGAACGCCATCCCGATCAATGTCACCAAGCGGTCGCCGTTCTCCATCGACCAGAACGTGTGGGGCCGCGCGGTGGAAACCGGCTTCCTGGAGCACCTATGGAATGCCCCCACCAAGGACGTGTACGACTACACCGAAGATCCGACACTCAACTGGAACACCCCGGACGAGGTCATCGTCGGCTTCGAGAAGGGGGTGCCGGTATCCCTAGATGGGCGCGACGTATCCGTCTTGGAGGCGATCGTCGAGCTCAACCGGCGCGCCGGTGCACAGGGTGTGGGTCGCCTCGATGTGGTCGAGGACCGGCTGGTCGGCATCAAGAGCCGCGAAATCTACGAAGCCCCGGGCGCGATGGTGCTGATCACTGCCCACACCGAGCTCGAACACGTGACGCTGGAGCGCGAGCTCGGCCGGTTCAAGCGTGGGACCGACCGCAAGTGGGGCGAACTGGTCTACGACGGTCTGTGGTTCTCGCCGCTGAAGCGATCGCTGGAAGCCTTCGTCGCCAACACCCAGGAGCATGTCACCGGCGAGATCCGAATGGTGTTGCACGGCGGCCATATTGCAGTCAACGGCCGACGTAGCCCGACCTCGCTGTACGACTTCAACCTCGCGACCTATGACGAGGGGGACACCTTCGACCAGTCGTCGGCCAAGGGTTTCGTGCACGTGCACGGCTTGTCGTCGAAGATCGCCGCCCGCCGAGACTTGGCAGGCAATCAGACGTGA